The following proteins come from a genomic window of Falco peregrinus isolate bFalPer1 chromosome 16, bFalPer1.pri, whole genome shotgun sequence:
- the LRIF1 gene encoding ligand-dependent nuclear receptor-interacting factor 1 isoform X1: protein MYRRPPGAPRSREERPGSATQFIAGCMYRVVQTTGPDGKNLLKLLPISKSSGSFVPVVQSSAMPNNSKASICSPVHLTFKTQLANTTAPSSVKIPVFQSPNSGNIFLTRKSDKTKSVRAGSEKESSVPKSAANIQSSCVSADRLSLQNIAVTSSSNQSNTAYMLVNTKTLPVSMKSPILPSGHHLQIPADAEVKYVPASFLPPAIQQKILAAAATNVSGGADSKKMPTVIYVSPVNTVKTVFPKCLQAICSKPATEVSKTLIMTATQTGNSCSPETVTSDGQQCQQTPMKWIVQETPQSSTPCLIPVKSSNNMASKILKTLSDMKNVEVNSANILPLSSSGPGGSQTKITPFKDNALVMYNGKVYLLTKRGSDDLSAQADKQACSSSDDSLKETSKLIDSTAVNKITNKVVKLVLSKSKGMVLPQKDPKTCANSKNSSPSGLRNDLNSAPAALVAPSTNEQNSTVNQRKSLPFTKSISSGVTPITAVGTQENVCQNGKEKSHSPKAASAVLPQSKQECAFSEDWQKVQCEKMDSLRKVIQIKYQEKPHWKQYLELRKKFGLSKEERVYLRRIPLRTSCETPEERVCSSNSLKRENDSCSSSSLDVEVISQHRECVKEEKVIVDLEEELTKKRKIKPSPLSDSRKRRKTSVKSTASPSSENISSGAGVLNKSVSPPPVSSQHSVSTDFVTSSPGKDSEPDPYGQYSDLADLNIPVLVSGEDYASVPEGSFRNDAFPLTPPDLDETIRDEKIKRLKQLLREREAALEEVRKKNAAELKY from the exons ATGTACCGCCGCCCGCCGGGGGCCCCGCGGAGCCGAGAGGAGCGGCCGGGCAGCGCCACGCAGTT CATTGCAGGCTGTATGTACCGAGTAGTTCAGACGACGGGACCCGATGGAAAAAACCTTCTGAAATTACTTCCAATTTCTAAATCTTCTGGGAGCTTTGTGCCAGTAGTTCAGTCTTCAGCCATGCCAAATAATTCTAAAGCGAGTATTTGTAGTCCGGTCCATCTTACTTTTAAGACACAGCTTGCCAATACTACTGCACCTTCATCTGTTAAGATACCTGTTTTTCAGTCTCCTAattctggaaacatttttcttacaagaaaatcagacaaaaccaaaagcgTTAGGGCAggttctgaaaaagaaagctcAGTTCCAAAATCAGCTGCTAACAtccagagcagctgtgtttCAGCTGATAGACTGTCTTTGCAGAACATTGCTGTAACAAGTTCATCTAACCAGAGTAACACTGCATACATGTTGGTAAACACAAAAACTCTTCCAGTTTCTATGAAATCTCCAATACTGCCCTCTGGCCACCACCTCCAGATACCAGCTGATGCAGAAGTGAAATATGTCCCAGCTTCTTTTTTGCCACCTGCAATACAGCAAAAAATACTTGCAGCTGCAGCAACGAATGTGTCTGGAGGAGCTGACAGTAAAAAAATGCCGACTGTTATTTACGTGTCACCAGTGAACACAGTGAAAACAGTGTTTCCCAAGTGTTTGCAAGCCATTTGCTCAAAACCTGCCACAGAAGTTTCAAAAACATTAATAATGACTGCTACACAAACGGGAAATAGCTGTTCTCCTGAGACAGTAACATCTGATGGTCAGCAGTGCCAGCAAACTCCAATGAAATGGATTGTGCAAGAAACTCCACAGTCATCAACGCCTTGCCTTATTCCTGTAAAGTCATCGAATAATATGGCTTCTAAGATCTTGAAAACTTTGTCAGACATGAAGAATGTAGAAGTTAactctgcaaatattttacCACTCTCTTCTAGTGGTCCTGGTGGAAGCCAAACCAAAATCACACCTTTTAAAGATAATGCTCTGGTCATGTACAATGGGAAGGTGTATTTGTTGACCAAAAGAGGCTCTGATGATCTGTCAGCCCAAGCTGACAAACAAGCATGTTCCTCTTCTGATGATTCACTTAAGGAGACATCCAAGCTAATTGATTCTACTGCAGTTAATAAAATAACCAATAAAGTAGTGAAGCTGGTTTTgtcaaaaagcaaaggaatggTGCTGCCTCAGAAAGATCCAAAAACATGTGCAAACtcaaaaaattcttcaccatcTGGCTTAAGAAATGATTTAAATTCTGCACCTGCAGCTCTGGTGGCACCAAGTACTAATGAGCAGAATTCCACTGTTAACCAGAGAAAGAGTTTGCCCTTCACCAAGAGCATTTCAAGTGGAGTGACCCCTATTACAGCAGTAGGGACACAAGAAAATGTATGccaaaatggcaaagaaaagagTCACTCCCCCAAAGCAGCAAGTGCTGTTTTACCTCAGTCTAAGCAAGAGTGTGCTTTCAGTGAAGACTGGCAAAAG gtCCAGTGTGAAAAGATGGATTCACTGAGAAAGGTTATTCAAATCAAATACCAAGAGAAGCCACATTGGAAACAGTACTTggaattaaggaaaaaatttgGTCTGTCTAAGGAGGAGAGAGTATACCTTAGGAGAATACCATTAAGGACCTCCTGTGAGACACCAGAAGAAAGAGTTTGTTCCAGTAACAgcttgaaaagggaaaatgattCTTGCAGTTCATCATCATTAGATGTGGAAGTAATAAGTCAACATCGGGAATGTGTTAAAGAGGAAAAG GTGATTGTGGATCTGGAAGAGGAGTTGACTAAGAAAcgaaaaataaaaccttcacCACTGTCagacagcagaaagagaaggaagacttCAGTCAAATCAACCGCAAGTCCAAGTTCAGAAAATATCAGCTCAGGTGCTGGTGTACTCAACAAAAGTGTTTCACCTCCACCAGTCTCATCACAGCACAGTGTTTCCACAGACTTTGTCACATCATCCCCAGGGAAGGACTCTGAGCCAGACCCATACGGTCAATATAGTGATCTTGCAGACTTAAATATTCCAGTTTTAGTGTCTGGTGAGGATTATGCTTCAGTTCCTGAAGGTTCTTTTAGAAATGATGCTTTCCCTTTGACTCCACCAGATTTGGATGAAACAATACgggatgaaaaaataaaacgACTTAAACAGCTTCTAAGAGAACGAGAAGCAGCACTTGAAGAAGTAcgtaaaaaaaatgcagcagagttGAAATACTGA
- the LRIF1 gene encoding ligand-dependent nuclear receptor-interacting factor 1 isoform X2, which produces MYRVVQTTGPDGKNLLKLLPISKSSGSFVPVVQSSAMPNNSKASICSPVHLTFKTQLANTTAPSSVKIPVFQSPNSGNIFLTRKSDKTKSVRAGSEKESSVPKSAANIQSSCVSADRLSLQNIAVTSSSNQSNTAYMLVNTKTLPVSMKSPILPSGHHLQIPADAEVKYVPASFLPPAIQQKILAAAATNVSGGADSKKMPTVIYVSPVNTVKTVFPKCLQAICSKPATEVSKTLIMTATQTGNSCSPETVTSDGQQCQQTPMKWIVQETPQSSTPCLIPVKSSNNMASKILKTLSDMKNVEVNSANILPLSSSGPGGSQTKITPFKDNALVMYNGKVYLLTKRGSDDLSAQADKQACSSSDDSLKETSKLIDSTAVNKITNKVVKLVLSKSKGMVLPQKDPKTCANSKNSSPSGLRNDLNSAPAALVAPSTNEQNSTVNQRKSLPFTKSISSGVTPITAVGTQENVCQNGKEKSHSPKAASAVLPQSKQECAFSEDWQKVQCEKMDSLRKVIQIKYQEKPHWKQYLELRKKFGLSKEERVYLRRIPLRTSCETPEERVCSSNSLKRENDSCSSSSLDVEVISQHRECVKEEKVIVDLEEELTKKRKIKPSPLSDSRKRRKTSVKSTASPSSENISSGAGVLNKSVSPPPVSSQHSVSTDFVTSSPGKDSEPDPYGQYSDLADLNIPVLVSGEDYASVPEGSFRNDAFPLTPPDLDETIRDEKIKRLKQLLREREAALEEVRKKNAAELKY; this is translated from the exons ATGTACCGAGTAGTTCAGACGACGGGACCCGATGGAAAAAACCTTCTGAAATTACTTCCAATTTCTAAATCTTCTGGGAGCTTTGTGCCAGTAGTTCAGTCTTCAGCCATGCCAAATAATTCTAAAGCGAGTATTTGTAGTCCGGTCCATCTTACTTTTAAGACACAGCTTGCCAATACTACTGCACCTTCATCTGTTAAGATACCTGTTTTTCAGTCTCCTAattctggaaacatttttcttacaagaaaatcagacaaaaccaaaagcgTTAGGGCAggttctgaaaaagaaagctcAGTTCCAAAATCAGCTGCTAACAtccagagcagctgtgtttCAGCTGATAGACTGTCTTTGCAGAACATTGCTGTAACAAGTTCATCTAACCAGAGTAACACTGCATACATGTTGGTAAACACAAAAACTCTTCCAGTTTCTATGAAATCTCCAATACTGCCCTCTGGCCACCACCTCCAGATACCAGCTGATGCAGAAGTGAAATATGTCCCAGCTTCTTTTTTGCCACCTGCAATACAGCAAAAAATACTTGCAGCTGCAGCAACGAATGTGTCTGGAGGAGCTGACAGTAAAAAAATGCCGACTGTTATTTACGTGTCACCAGTGAACACAGTGAAAACAGTGTTTCCCAAGTGTTTGCAAGCCATTTGCTCAAAACCTGCCACAGAAGTTTCAAAAACATTAATAATGACTGCTACACAAACGGGAAATAGCTGTTCTCCTGAGACAGTAACATCTGATGGTCAGCAGTGCCAGCAAACTCCAATGAAATGGATTGTGCAAGAAACTCCACAGTCATCAACGCCTTGCCTTATTCCTGTAAAGTCATCGAATAATATGGCTTCTAAGATCTTGAAAACTTTGTCAGACATGAAGAATGTAGAAGTTAactctgcaaatattttacCACTCTCTTCTAGTGGTCCTGGTGGAAGCCAAACCAAAATCACACCTTTTAAAGATAATGCTCTGGTCATGTACAATGGGAAGGTGTATTTGTTGACCAAAAGAGGCTCTGATGATCTGTCAGCCCAAGCTGACAAACAAGCATGTTCCTCTTCTGATGATTCACTTAAGGAGACATCCAAGCTAATTGATTCTACTGCAGTTAATAAAATAACCAATAAAGTAGTGAAGCTGGTTTTgtcaaaaagcaaaggaatggTGCTGCCTCAGAAAGATCCAAAAACATGTGCAAACtcaaaaaattcttcaccatcTGGCTTAAGAAATGATTTAAATTCTGCACCTGCAGCTCTGGTGGCACCAAGTACTAATGAGCAGAATTCCACTGTTAACCAGAGAAAGAGTTTGCCCTTCACCAAGAGCATTTCAAGTGGAGTGACCCCTATTACAGCAGTAGGGACACAAGAAAATGTATGccaaaatggcaaagaaaagagTCACTCCCCCAAAGCAGCAAGTGCTGTTTTACCTCAGTCTAAGCAAGAGTGTGCTTTCAGTGAAGACTGGCAAAAG gtCCAGTGTGAAAAGATGGATTCACTGAGAAAGGTTATTCAAATCAAATACCAAGAGAAGCCACATTGGAAACAGTACTTggaattaaggaaaaaatttgGTCTGTCTAAGGAGGAGAGAGTATACCTTAGGAGAATACCATTAAGGACCTCCTGTGAGACACCAGAAGAAAGAGTTTGTTCCAGTAACAgcttgaaaagggaaaatgattCTTGCAGTTCATCATCATTAGATGTGGAAGTAATAAGTCAACATCGGGAATGTGTTAAAGAGGAAAAG GTGATTGTGGATCTGGAAGAGGAGTTGACTAAGAAAcgaaaaataaaaccttcacCACTGTCagacagcagaaagagaaggaagacttCAGTCAAATCAACCGCAAGTCCAAGTTCAGAAAATATCAGCTCAGGTGCTGGTGTACTCAACAAAAGTGTTTCACCTCCACCAGTCTCATCACAGCACAGTGTTTCCACAGACTTTGTCACATCATCCCCAGGGAAGGACTCTGAGCCAGACCCATACGGTCAATATAGTGATCTTGCAGACTTAAATATTCCAGTTTTAGTGTCTGGTGAGGATTATGCTTCAGTTCCTGAAGGTTCTTTTAGAAATGATGCTTTCCCTTTGACTCCACCAGATTTGGATGAAACAATACgggatgaaaaaataaaacgACTTAAACAGCTTCTAAGAGAACGAGAAGCAGCACTTGAAGAAGTAcgtaaaaaaaatgcagcagagttGAAATACTGA